The nucleotide sequence TATCAAAATCAACTATCTGAACCCTTACCATTTCTTCACCTCTTGCTCTTTTACGAAGCATATCAGAAGTACCGTCAGCAACAATTTTACCTTTGTTGATAATCAAAATTCTATCACAGGTAGCTTCCACTTCAGGAAGAATATGTGTACTAAGTATCACTGTTTTTTGCTTACCGATTTCCTTAATCAGTTTTCTTATTTCTACAATCTGATTGGGGTCAAGACCAGTAGTTGGTTCATCAAGAATTAAAATTTCGGGATCGTGAATCAACGCCTGCGCAAGTCCAACTCTCTGCCTGAAACCTTTGGAGAGTTCACCAATCTTTTTGTGTTTTTCGATATTTAGTCCACACACAAAAACCATTTCAGTAATTTTATCTTGAATCTTATCCTTCTGAACACCCTGAAGCTCTGCAACAAATTTAAGATAATCCAAAACCGGCATATCATAGTAAAGTGGATTATTCTCGGGGAGATAGCCGATTTTTTTCTTTATTTCGTCCTGATGTTCAAGAATAGATAGGTCATTTATTTTTGCGTCACCATCTGATGGTGCCATATAACAAGTCAGAATCTTCATAGTGGTAGTTTTTCCGGCACCGTTGGGTCCTAAAAAACCAAGTATCTCACCTGTTTTCACTTCGAAAGAAATATTATCAACAGCTCTTTGTGAACCGAATTTTTTTGTAAGATTATTTACGACAATACTCATATTAAATTATTTTTTTTGAACGACGCCAAATTAATTACTCCTTAAAACAAATTCAATGCATCTTTGACGATTTACTATCAAAAAAGTTTCCACAGAAAAAATATTTTGTAATGTTAATTGATACTGTTTATCTTAACCGCCAAAATGTGTGAGAACACTAAAATTCAAGAATAAATTGGAGAATGTATGAGCCTAAAATCTTCAGCGGGAATATTTTTACTTGCATTATTATTCGTCACCGAAGCATTCTCGCTTCCACGATTTGCAGTCAGACTTGGGGATAAATGTATTGACTGTCATTATAACCCAACTGGTGGAATGATGCGAAATGAAGATGGATGGAACTTTGGTAAAAATATTATGAGTGCAATAACTCCAAGAGATCAGGATTTTGCAACTACTCCAAAAATTGCAGATAATATCAGTTTTGGTCTTGATTACAGAACACAATTCCTCTACTCAGAACAAAAGGACCGAACAGATTTCCAGCAGATGACCGGCTCAATTTATACAAATGTAGGTCTTGCAAAAAATATTAATTTGTTGGGAAGATATGATTTCATTAATGAAGTATGGGAAGCATACGGAGTTGCGCAAATACTTCCAAACAATAGTTATATTAAAGTTGGTTCATTCATTCCAAACTATGGAATCAGGATTGATGATCACACTGCTTACACCAGAGGTGGTGATATGTTCTTGCTGTCCACAAATGGCAATCAGGGATTGATATACACACCGTATTATACTGAAGCTGGAGTTGAAGCAGGACTTTATATTAGTAACTGGGGATTATTTACAGCAAGTGCTGGTTCAAATCTTGCCAACAATTTTACGCTTTCAAAAGATCCAACATATACAACGCGAATCGAACTTTTTCCAAAAATAGGTAGAGCAGGTTTAATGTTTGGTGGTTCATACGCTGCTGCAAAAATTCCTCATTCAGCAGATTTTTATGGTGGCTTTGTTGGTTTCGGGCTTGACAGGTTTTCGCTGCTCAGCGAATTTGATCTTGGAAATAATGTTATTACAAACGGAACTAAATCCAACTTTGCTATGGCTGAAGCAGCATATGTTATTACAATGGGAATTGAAGCTGTAGTTCGATATGACCGTATTGACCCGAATATTGATGTTGGCAAGAATGAAATACAGCGCGTTATAGTTGGCTTCGAATGGTTCCCGTATGCATTTATTGAAATCAGACCACAATACAGGTTCATCATTGAAGAACCGAGTCAAAAAAATAATTCTGCTGTTATTCAATTTCATTTTTGGTACTAAAAGTAAACAAAACTAAAACCTGATTTTATTATGAGGTAGGTTTTTAAATAATACGTCAGTAGAATTATCAGACGGAATAATATTTAAGCGGTGTGTATTCGCTTCGCCAGATTTCAAAATAATTTTGCATTCTGCCGACAAAATATTTTGAATCTTCTGAATATATCTTTCTGCCAATGGAACGTGCTTCTCTGAGTAAATCAATTATTCTTCGATCAATAAAATTAATAAGTTCACGTGTGCTGATCATCTTTGAATTTATTTTGGTTTGAGAGAATTCTTTGTTTTAACAGGAACAGATCATTTGCATCACCGAGAGTATCAGATAATTTCCCAAGCAGCAAAACCAACGGACTCATTATTTCAGTCCAGATGTTGTTCAATATTCTCATAGCATACAAGAGATCCTTGGCTCTTTTTCGCCATTCGTGTACGTTCTCTTTAATCGATTCGCTGAATACAGCGTACATATAATTCTTTCCCTGCTCATAAATTTTTTGGAGATTCTTTTTAAGCAGTGTAAAATCATCCCCACTCAAAGGCCAGTCAAAAACTCTGCTTCTCGCAAGGATCAGATCAGTTGACAGAGAATTAAGAAGAGCACTTTTCTTACTCTTTGCCATCCGGATAGTTTTGTGTTTTTCCACCAGAAATTCCCGGAACACTGAAAAATCAAAGTTTGACATTTCAATTTCCGAATTTTTTAAAAGCTTATCGAAAGTCTCAATTAAAACTGTACTATCCCTTAAATCGGATAATGTTCTGCCAGCATCCCGATAAAATAAATTTTCTGCAAAGAAATTTTTTCCTCCTAACTCAGATTTAATAAGCCTTAAAACAGTACGTAACTTTTTAAAATTTTTTCTGGTATCATGAACATCATCATTGAATGAGCCGTTCCCCTTGGCAAGATTAAATACCGACCTGTCAATCAGTTCAAGCACTATTCTTTTCAAACCAAAGCTGAGGGTTTCATTATTTTCAAGTAGATAACTCATTTCAATCGTTAATTTATTTAATCGTGATATACAATAATTTAAGAAATTATGGGTAACAAAATATAAGGTAGTTACGATAGAAATTTTATCTTTTTTCGATGAAAAAATGGACTTTTGGTAATTTAATTCAGAAATATATTTTTATTCCGTGAAAGAAATTTTCGTTTAATTGGGCTGAGAAAAAGCATTTTTCACGAAATATTGTTAACTTGGTTTCGTAGATTTTTCCTCTGTTTAGCAGGGATTCATCAGGGCAGAATATTTCATCGTATTTAATTGATTGATTCAAATTTATCACAAAAACGTTCCGGGAGAAAGATGAACAAAGTGAGGGTTATTCTTTTTCTGTTTGTTATTATCATTACTTCTAATCTATCCTATTCTCAACTAAAAGACTGGGGTTCTAAAATCGGAATACGCGCAAATCTACTCTTTCCTGAGAACGATTTTGCTAATCTTGGTTTTTCCAATAATGATGATTTTTCATTTGATTGGTACGAATTTTCATTTCTTAATCAAGCATTTTTCGGATTGGCTGCTACTAAATCTTTAGAAGTACATCTTACGTTTGGTTATGGTACTTACTCTGGTAAAGCATATTTTGATAGTCCGGAGAATAGTTATGGAAAATATAAAACTACGATCATACCTGTAAACTTAACTTTTAGAATAACACCCTGGGATATTCAAACATGGAATCCATATTTTTATGTCGGTGCTGGAATGATGAGTTATGATTTAACAACAATACCCACAA is from Ignavibacteriota bacterium and encodes:
- a CDS encoding ATP-binding cassette domain-containing protein: MSIVVNNLTKKFGSQRAVDNISFEVKTGEILGFLGPNGAGKTTTMKILTCYMAPSDGDAKINDLSILEHQDEIKKKIGYLPENNPLYYDMPVLDYLKFVAELQGVQKDKIQDKITEMVFVCGLNIEKHKKIGELSKGFRQRVGLAQALIHDPEILILDEPTTGLDPNQIVEIRKLIKEIGKQKTVILSTHILPEVEATCDRILIINKGKIVADGTSDMLRKRARGEEMVRVQIVDFDNKDMVMNALKGLDTVAIVDFVKDSKDYFLVTSKENQSSRKEIFKLCIQKNWVLNEMTPIETKLEDIFRELTTN
- a CDS encoding CHAD domain-containing protein: MSYLLENNETLSFGLKRIVLELIDRSVFNLAKGNGSFNDDVHDTRKNFKKLRTVLRLIKSELGGKNFFAENLFYRDAGRTLSDLRDSTVLIETFDKLLKNSEIEMSNFDFSVFREFLVEKHKTIRMAKSKKSALLNSLSTDLILARSRVFDWPLSGDDFTLLKKNLQKIYEQGKNYMYAVFSESIKENVHEWRKRAKDLLYAMRILNNIWTEIMSPLVLLLGKLSDTLGDANDLFLLKQRILSNQNKFKDDQHT